The Claveliimonas bilis genome window below encodes:
- a CDS encoding acetate kinase — MNVLVVNCGSSSLKFQLINYDNRDVMAKGICERIGIDGRLVYEPKGGEKEVTEAAMPDHTTAIQMVLDALVNEKSGVVKSLSEIDAIGHRVLHGGMKITNSVIIDEEVIKVIEECADLGPLHNPANLMGINACMKLMSGVPNVAVFDTAFHQTMPPKAYMYGIPKEYYEKYAIRKYGFHGTSHKYVSKRTADFLGKDIKDLKIIVCHMGNGASLSAVKDGKCVDTSMGLTPLEGVIMGTRSGDIDPAFVEYLCNKENLSVSEVLNILNKKSGMLGMTGISSDYRDVAAAAEEGNQDAINCLEAYAYRIIKYIGSYIAAMGGVDVITFTAGLGENAIPLRKTICEAFGYMGLVFDDEANNCRGKEMIITKPESKIMACVIPTNEEIAICEETVELVQKSLDK, encoded by the coding sequence ATGAATGTATTAGTAGTAAACTGTGGAAGTTCTTCTCTGAAATTTCAGCTTATTAACTATGATAACAGAGATGTTATGGCAAAAGGAATCTGCGAACGTATCGGAATTGACGGACGCCTTGTGTATGAGCCAAAGGGAGGAGAAAAAGAAGTAACAGAGGCAGCAATGCCGGATCATACAACAGCGATCCAGATGGTGCTGGACGCTCTTGTAAATGAAAAATCCGGCGTTGTAAAATCATTAAGTGAAATTGATGCCATCGGTCACCGTGTACTTCACGGAGGAATGAAGATCACAAATTCTGTTATTATCGACGAGGAAGTGATCAAGGTTATTGAAGAGTGCGCGGATCTTGGACCTCTTCACAATCCTGCAAACCTTATGGGAATCAATGCATGTATGAAGCTGATGTCGGGCGTTCCTAATGTGGCTGTATTTGACACCGCATTTCATCAGACAATGCCGCCAAAAGCTTATATGTATGGAATCCCGAAAGAATATTATGAGAAATATGCGATCCGTAAATACGGCTTCCATGGAACTTCTCACAAATATGTTTCCAAGAGAACAGCAGATTTTCTTGGAAAAGATATCAAGGATCTTAAGATCATCGTATGCCACATGGGCAACGGAGCATCTTTGTCCGCAGTAAAAGACGGCAAATGTGTGGATACATCCATGGGACTGACACCTTTGGAAGGTGTGATCATGGGAACACGTTCCGGAGATATTGATCCTGCTTTTGTTGAGTACCTTTGCAACAAGGAAAACCTTTCCGTATCCGAAGTACTGAACATTTTAAATAAGAAATCCGGTATGCTTGGAATGACAGGAATCTCCAGCGATTATCGTGACGTGGCTGCAGCTGCAGAAGAAGGAAATCAGGATGCCATCAACTGTCTGGAAGCATATGCTTACCGTATTATCAAATATATCGGCTCCTATATTGCAGCTATGGGCGGAGTAGATGTGATCACATTTACAGCAGGTCTGGGAGAAAACGCAATTCCGCTGCGTAAGACAATCTGTGAAGCTTTCGGATATATGGGACTGGTATTTGATGATGAGGCAAATAACTGCCGCGGCAAGGAAATGATCATTACCAAACCGGAATCCAAGATTATGGCTTGTGTCATTCCTACAAATGAGGAAATTGCGATCTGTGAAGAAACAGTAGAACTCGTACAGAAAAGCCTTGACAAATAA
- the pta gene encoding phosphate acetyltransferase: MGFIDEIKAKAKADKKTIVLPESEDIRTYEAAQAVLKEGIADVVIVGSEEEVAKNKGNFDISGAKIVDPAKSEKTESYIAKLVELRQKKGMTEEQAREILLTNYLYYGVMMVKMQDADGMVSGACHSTADTLRPCLQILKTKPGTKLVSAFFVMCVPDCEFGEDGVFVFGDCGLNQNPTPEELAAIAESSAESFRMLVGKEPKVALLSHSSKGSAKHADVDKVTEAVRIAKEANPDLELDGELQLDAAIVPSVGESKAPGSKVAGHANVLIFPDLDAGNIGYKLVQRLAKAEAYGPMTQGIAAPVNDLSRGCSADDIVGVVAITAVQAQNQ; this comes from the coding sequence ATGGGATTTATAGATGAAATCAAAGCAAAGGCAAAAGCCGACAAAAAGACAATTGTGCTTCCGGAATCCGAGGATATCCGTACTTATGAAGCTGCACAGGCTGTATTAAAAGAGGGAATTGCAGATGTTGTCATTGTCGGGAGCGAAGAGGAAGTTGCAAAGAATAAAGGAAACTTCGATATCAGCGGAGCAAAGATCGTAGATCCTGCAAAAAGTGAGAAAACAGAAAGCTATATTGCAAAACTTGTAGAACTTCGTCAGAAAAAAGGAATGACAGAGGAACAGGCAAGAGAAATCCTTCTGACAAATTATCTGTACTACGGCGTTATGATGGTAAAAATGCAGGATGCAGACGGAATGGTTTCCGGAGCATGCCATTCTACAGCAGATACCCTGCGGCCGTGTCTGCAGATTCTTAAAACAAAACCGGGAACAAAGCTGGTATCTGCTTTCTTTGTTATGTGCGTTCCGGACTGTGAGTTTGGAGAGGACGGAGTATTTGTATTCGGTGACTGCGGGCTGAACCAGAATCCAACGCCGGAAGAGCTGGCTGCTATTGCAGAGTCTTCTGCAGAATCTTTCCGCATGCTGGTGGGAAAAGAGCCAAAAGTTGCACTCCTTAGTCATTCTTCCAAAGGAAGCGCAAAACATGCAGATGTTGATAAGGTGACAGAGGCAGTGCGAATCGCAAAAGAGGCAAATCCGGATCTTGAGCTTGACGGAGAACTTCAGCTGGATGCTGCAATTGTTCCGAGTGTAGGAGAATCCAAAGCTCCGGGCAGCAAAGTGGCAGGACATGCCAACGTATTGATCTTCCCTGATCTTGATGCCGGAAATATCGGCTATAAATTAGTGCAGAGACTTGCAAAGGCAGAAGCATACGGACCAATGACACAGGGAATTGCAGCGCCGGTTAATGACCTTTCCCGCGGATGCTCTGCTGATGATATTGTGGGTGTGGTTGCGATTACAGCAGTACAGGCACAGAATCAATAA
- the mgtE gene encoding magnesium transporter, with the protein MTEERILEMLEERRFKELKEELENNMYPVDLADLMEDFNQKQLVMVFRLLAKEEAAETFTYMDSDLREMLINGLTDSELEEVMEEMYLDDTVDVLEEMPANVVDRLLMATDEEKRQQINQLLQYPEDSAGSVMNVEYIALRREMTVAESILKIRQVGLNKETIYTCYVTEKRKLIGVVDVKELLTTSESKTIEEIMDTNMLYAHTTDDQEDVANIITKYGLIALPIVDHEMCMVGIVTVDDAMEVLQEETTEDISIMAGVSPNDESYFGTTVLEHVKSRLPWLLFLMLSATVTQMIMNHYESALAVMPQLAGFIPMLMGTGGNCGSQSSTLMIRGLAVGEIEFGDLFKVIFKEVRVAVLISLILSTVNGIRILIMGQGDILVALTIGMTMACTIILAKIVGCTLPLVAKKVGLDPAIMATPLISTLVDISTVTVYFAIVSAVFKI; encoded by the coding sequence CTGACAGAAGAACGTATCCTCGAAATGCTGGAGGAGCGTCGGTTTAAGGAGCTTAAAGAAGAGCTGGAAAATAATATGTATCCGGTGGATCTGGCGGATCTGATGGAAGATTTCAACCAGAAACAGCTGGTGATGGTATTCCGGCTTCTGGCCAAGGAAGAGGCGGCAGAAACTTTTACCTATATGGACAGCGACTTAAGAGAAATGCTTATCAATGGCCTGACAGATTCCGAGCTGGAAGAAGTTATGGAAGAAATGTATCTGGATGATACCGTTGACGTCCTGGAGGAGATGCCGGCCAATGTAGTAGACCGTCTTTTGATGGCAACAGATGAAGAGAAGCGTCAGCAGATCAACCAGCTTCTTCAATATCCGGAGGACAGTGCCGGAAGCGTAATGAATGTAGAGTATATTGCGCTTAGAAGAGAGATGACGGTGGCAGAGTCCATTTTGAAGATACGGCAGGTGGGATTGAATAAAGAGACGATATACACTTGCTATGTCACAGAAAAAAGAAAGCTGATCGGTGTTGTGGATGTCAAGGAACTTTTGACGACCAGTGAGTCCAAGACGATTGAAGAGATCATGGATACTAATATGCTCTACGCCCATACTACAGACGACCAGGAAGATGTTGCCAACATCATTACGAAATACGGACTGATTGCCCTTCCAATCGTAGATCATGAGATGTGCATGGTTGGTATTGTAACAGTAGACGACGCAATGGAAGTCCTGCAGGAGGAAACGACAGAGGACATCAGCATCATGGCCGGTGTCAGTCCCAATGATGAGTCCTATTTCGGTACAACAGTACTGGAGCATGTGAAAAGCCGTCTCCCCTGGCTTTTGTTCCTGATGCTTTCTGCAACGGTGACGCAGATGATCATGAATCACTATGAGAGCGCCCTGGCTGTGATGCCGCAGTTGGCAGGCTTCATTCCTATGCTGATGGGAACTGGTGGAAACTGCGGATCACAGAGTTCAACTTTGATGATACGAGGACTGGCTGTAGGAGAAATCGAGTTCGGAGATCTGTTTAAAGTGATCTTTAAAGAAGTTCGTGTTGCAGTTTTGATCAGTTTGATCTTATCTACGGTAAACGGCATACGCATTCTTATTATGGGGCAGGGAGATATCCTGGTGGCGCTTACTATTGGTATGACGATGGCGTGCACGATTATTTTAGCTAAAATTGTCGGTTGTACGTTACCGCTTGTGGCAAAAAAAGTCGGTCTGGATCCGGCGATCATGGCGACGCCTCTGATCTCCACGCTGGTGGATATCAGCACAGTTACTGTTTATTTTGCTATTGTCAGCGCTGTGTTTAAAATATAG
- a CDS encoding nucleotidyltransferase, with protein sequence MKIVGLITEYNPFHNGHLYHLQKTKEITGADAVIAVMSGNYVQRGAPAIMPKHIRAEVALEAGVPLVLELPVCYACGSAEYFAEGAISILEKLGCIDAICFGSECGDLNILERIASITADEPAEYRAFLQEELKNGLSYPKARQNALKRYTKDEEIDLILSEPNNILGIEYIKALMRRKSGMAVYTIKRRVSGYHDEELSENYSSASAIRRLLWHASNAIHLEGERLYDEPPLSDALTRLEGQVPSACIRMLEETHRTRYPVYANDFSLLLKYQLMCETKESLTQYADVTPDLANRILNRLNDFVTFDQFCDLLKTREVTYTRISRALFHILLHIKKEDMELYRHHDDCGYARILGFRKDAAPLLKHLKRHTEIPLITKLTQQENLDMSAKKMLENEIFASNLYESVITEKFRLPFIHEYQQQLVLI encoded by the coding sequence ATGAAAATTGTCGGATTAATCACAGAATATAACCCCTTTCACAATGGACATTTGTACCATCTGCAAAAGACAAAAGAAATTACCGGAGCCGACGCTGTTATTGCCGTTATGAGCGGAAATTATGTGCAAAGAGGTGCACCGGCCATTATGCCGAAACATATCCGAGCCGAGGTTGCTCTGGAAGCAGGCGTCCCCCTTGTTTTGGAACTCCCGGTATGTTATGCCTGCGGCAGTGCAGAATATTTTGCTGAAGGCGCTATCTCCATTTTGGAAAAACTGGGCTGCATTGATGCCATCTGCTTCGGAAGCGAGTGTGGTGATCTCAACATTCTGGAGAGGATTGCTTCCATTACCGCTGACGAACCTGCCGAATACCGCGCCTTTCTTCAGGAGGAATTGAAAAATGGGCTTTCTTATCCCAAAGCCAGACAAAATGCCCTGAAACGTTATACAAAAGATGAAGAAATTGATCTTATCCTGTCTGAACCCAACAATATCCTTGGCATTGAATACATCAAAGCGCTGATGCGCCGCAAAAGCGGTATGGCGGTTTATACCATCAAACGCCGCGTATCCGGCTATCACGATGAGGAGCTTTCTGAAAATTACAGCTCCGCCTCCGCTATCCGCCGGCTTTTGTGGCACGCCAGCAACGCCATCCATCTGGAAGGAGAACGGCTGTATGATGAGCCCCCTCTTTCCGATGCCCTGACCCGCCTGGAAGGCCAGGTCCCTTCCGCCTGTATTCGCATGCTGGAGGAAACACATCGGACAAGATATCCTGTATACGCCAATGATTTTTCTCTTCTTTTGAAGTATCAGCTGATGTGTGAAACAAAAGAAAGCCTGACACAGTATGCAGATGTCACCCCGGATCTTGCCAACCGGATCTTAAACAGACTGAATGATTTTGTCACTTTCGATCAATTCTGTGATCTTCTCAAAACAAGAGAGGTCACTTATACAAGAATCAGCAGAGCCCTGTTCCACATTCTTCTTCATATAAAAAAGGAAGATATGGAACTGTACCGGCACCATGACGACTGCGGCTATGCCCGCATTCTTGGCTTCCGCAAAGACGCTGCTCCTCTTCTGAAACATTTAAAAAGACATACCGAGATCCCCCTCATCACAAAGCTGACGCAGCAGGAAAATCTTGATATGTCCGCAAAAAAAATGCTGGAAAATGAAATTTTCGCATCTAATCTTTACGAATCTGTCATAACCGAAAAATTCCGTCTTCCATTTATTCATGAATATCAGCAGCAGCTTGTTCTCATATAA
- a CDS encoding MBL fold metallo-hydrolase: MRLCSIASGSSGNCIYVGSDHTHLLVDTGISKKRIDEGLHTLGMKGEELSGILITHEHSDHIQGLGVFSRKYGIPVYATKGTLKGIREYKSLGKMPDGLLHEIEIDTDFLLGDLTIHPFAISHDAYEPSGYRIACGKRSVAVATDLGVYDDYTVDNLKGLDAVLLEANHDIHMLEVGPYPYPLKRRVMGEKGHLSNEVSGRLLCDILHDNLKQVVLGHLSKENNYAELAYETVKLEVTVGDNPYRGEDIPLMVARRDAVSDIVTV; the protein is encoded by the coding sequence ATGAGATTATGCAGCATAGCAAGCGGAAGCAGCGGAAACTGTATTTATGTGGGGAGCGATCATACCCACCTGCTTGTGGATACAGGAATCAGCAAAAAACGGATTGATGAAGGATTACATACACTGGGAATGAAGGGTGAAGAGCTCTCTGGCATTTTGATCACGCATGAACATTCCGATCATATACAAGGGCTGGGGGTTTTCAGCCGTAAATATGGTATTCCGGTGTATGCAACGAAAGGAACACTAAAGGGGATACGGGAATACAAAAGCCTGGGGAAGATGCCGGACGGGCTCCTTCATGAAATTGAAATTGATACCGATTTTCTTCTGGGAGATCTGACCATTCATCCGTTTGCAATTTCTCATGATGCTTATGAACCATCCGGATACCGGATCGCATGTGGCAAACGGTCTGTGGCTGTGGCTACTGATCTGGGCGTTTATGATGATTATACAGTAGACAATCTGAAAGGACTGGACGCTGTGCTTTTGGAGGCAAATCATGATATCCATATGCTGGAGGTCGGGCCTTACCCCTATCCACTGAAACGAAGGGTTATGGGGGAAAAGGGCCATTTATCCAACGAAGTGTCCGGAAGACTTTTGTGTGATATTCTCCACGACAATCTAAAACAGGTCGTTTTGGGGCATTTAAGCAAGGAAAATAATTACGCAGAGCTGGCTTATGAAACGGTGAAGCTTGAAGTGACCGTGGGGGACAACCCATACAGGGGAGAAGACATTCCTTTAATGGTAGCCAGACGGGATGCGGTCTCTGATATTGTTACTGTTTAA
- the coaE gene encoding dephospho-CoA kinase (Dephospho-CoA kinase (CoaE) performs the final step in coenzyme A biosynthesis.): MKIIGITGGIGTGKSLVLDYLKESYGAVCCQADEVAKRLQRKGTKCYKRIVEHFGEGILDEEGRLNRSRLAGIVFSNPAELRILNEIVHPAVKEKIKEQIRREEKKESPVFVLEAALLIEDHYDAFCDELWYIYTDDETRKKRLIASRGYDEKKIQGIFSSQLPSSVFFEHCDRAIDNCNSFEEACQQIDDIMTQLGLKKG; this comes from the coding sequence ATGAAAATAATTGGAATTACCGGTGGAATCGGAACAGGAAAAAGTCTTGTATTGGATTATCTGAAAGAATCCTATGGAGCGGTCTGCTGTCAGGCAGACGAAGTGGCAAAGCGCCTGCAGAGAAAGGGAACGAAATGCTATAAAAGGATTGTAGAGCATTTCGGAGAAGGGATCCTGGACGAGGAAGGCAGGCTGAATCGATCTCGCCTTGCCGGGATTGTTTTTTCAAATCCTGCAGAACTCCGGATCCTTAATGAAATCGTCCATCCGGCGGTCAAAGAAAAAATAAAAGAACAGATCCGCCGGGAAGAGAAAAAGGAAAGTCCTGTGTTTGTGCTTGAGGCGGCTCTTCTTATTGAAGACCATTATGATGCTTTTTGCGATGAACTATGGTACATTTATACGGATGATGAAACGAGGAAAAAGCGTCTGATCGCATCCAGAGGATATGATGAGAAGAAGATTCAGGGGATCTTTTCTTCCCAGCTTCCCTCATCTGTCTTTTTTGAGCATTGTGACCGGGCGATTGATAATTGCAACTCCTTTGAGGAAGCATGCCAGCAGATTGATGATATTATGACGCAATTAGGCCTGAAAAAGGGATAG
- the polA gene encoding DNA polymerase I has product MAEKIVLIDGHSILNRAFFGLPDLTNSEGLHTNAIYGFLNIMLKLLDEEKPEYLTVAFDVHAPTFRHQMYEEYKGTRKPMADELRQQVPVMKEVLRSMGIRIIEQEGLEADDLLGTLSKRCESEGMDVTIISGDRDLLQLATDKVKIRIPKTKQGRTEVEDYYAADVKERYQVTPLEFIDMKALMGDTSDNIPGVPGIGEKTAAKIITEYHSIENAYQHAGELKPPRASKAIVEYWDMAVMSKKLAAICVDASLDYDIESARLGNIFTEEAYTLFQKLQFKNLLSRFEVKGPSHAVEDSFRTAGSREEAERILEEASEAETLGVAVFRRTAEALPLFAGEARIGGVALCFGEKEIYCIPEEKMEIAELLEKLEKLSAGPKTLSVFHLKETMKYFTPSVKDNCFDGIIAAYLLNPLKNDYGFEDVAREQLDLLLEEKMEDEKKACYEAYTAYASAAPLQDKLEEAGMWKLFKEIEMPLVFTLFDMEQNGVRVEADELKDYGNRLAVQISRLEQEIWQEAGEEFNINSPKQLGVILFEKMGLKGGKKTKTGYSTAADVLEKLAPDYPVVAKILEYRQLAKLKSTYADGLAAFISEDGRIHGKFNQTITATGRISSTEPNLQNIPVRMELGRLIRKVFVPEEGFVFVDADYSQIELRVLAHCSGDKQLIEAYREEKDIHRITASQVFHTPFDQVTDLQRRNAKAVNFGIVYGISSFGLSQDLSITRKEAAQYIEQYFHTYPGIKIFLDDAVKQAKDKGYAVTLFGRRRPVPELSSSNFMQRSFGERVAMNSPIQGTAADIMKIAMIGVNDRLKSGNMKSRLVLQVHDELLVEAWESEAEEVKKILKEEMEQAASLAVPLEIDMHTGKSWYEAK; this is encoded by the coding sequence ATGGCGGAAAAAATTGTATTGATTGACGGACACAGTATTTTGAACAGAGCCTTTTTTGGCCTTCCGGATCTTACAAATTCGGAGGGACTTCATACGAATGCCATTTACGGTTTCCTTAACATTATGTTAAAACTGCTGGATGAGGAGAAGCCGGAGTATCTTACGGTAGCTTTTGATGTACATGCGCCAACCTTCCGGCATCAAATGTATGAAGAATATAAAGGGACAAGAAAACCTATGGCGGACGAGCTGCGACAGCAGGTCCCTGTAATGAAGGAAGTCCTCCGGTCCATGGGAATCAGGATCATAGAACAGGAAGGCCTGGAAGCGGATGATCTTCTGGGGACGCTCTCAAAACGATGTGAGAGCGAAGGCATGGATGTGACCATCATCAGCGGAGATCGGGATCTTCTGCAGCTTGCCACGGACAAGGTAAAGATCCGTATCCCTAAGACGAAGCAGGGAAGAACAGAAGTGGAGGACTATTATGCGGCTGATGTAAAAGAGCGTTATCAGGTGACTCCTCTGGAATTTATTGATATGAAAGCGCTTATGGGAGATACCTCAGATAATATTCCCGGAGTTCCCGGAATTGGGGAGAAAACTGCGGCGAAGATCATTACAGAATACCACAGTATAGAAAACGCGTACCAGCATGCCGGGGAGCTGAAGCCGCCCCGTGCATCCAAAGCTATTGTAGAATACTGGGATATGGCAGTGATGAGCAAGAAGCTGGCAGCAATCTGTGTAGATGCATCGCTGGATTATGATATTGAAAGCGCAAGACTTGGAAATATTTTCACGGAAGAGGCATATACCCTTTTTCAGAAACTGCAGTTCAAAAATCTTTTGAGCCGTTTTGAGGTGAAAGGCCCTTCCCATGCGGTGGAAGATTCCTTCCGGACTGCCGGAAGCCGCGAGGAGGCGGAACGCATTCTCGAAGAAGCGTCGGAAGCAGAAACTCTGGGTGTGGCTGTCTTTCGGAGAACAGCAGAGGCACTTCCGCTTTTTGCAGGAGAGGCACGGATTGGAGGAGTTGCTCTTTGCTTCGGAGAAAAGGAAATTTACTGTATTCCGGAAGAGAAGATGGAGATAGCGGAACTCCTGGAGAAACTGGAAAAATTATCTGCCGGCCCGAAGACGTTGTCTGTCTTTCATCTGAAAGAAACAATGAAATATTTTACGCCATCTGTCAAAGACAATTGTTTCGACGGGATTATTGCAGCATATCTTTTGAATCCTCTTAAAAATGATTATGGATTTGAGGATGTGGCAAGAGAACAGCTGGATCTTCTTTTGGAAGAGAAGATGGAAGATGAAAAGAAAGCATGCTATGAAGCTTATACCGCCTATGCGTCAGCTGCTCCTTTACAGGATAAGCTGGAAGAGGCGGGAATGTGGAAGCTTTTCAAAGAAATAGAAATGCCGCTTGTATTTACGCTTTTTGATATGGAACAAAATGGAGTCCGGGTAGAAGCGGACGAACTGAAAGATTACGGAAACAGACTTGCAGTTCAGATCAGCAGGCTGGAACAGGAAATCTGGCAGGAGGCGGGAGAAGAGTTCAACATTAATTCTCCGAAACAGCTTGGAGTCATCCTTTTTGAAAAAATGGGACTTAAAGGCGGAAAGAAGACAAAAACCGGATATTCTACTGCAGCGGATGTGCTGGAAAAGCTGGCGCCGGATTATCCTGTTGTAGCTAAAATCCTGGAATACAGGCAACTGGCAAAACTGAAATCCACCTACGCCGACGGCCTTGCAGCCTTTATCTCGGAAGATGGAAGGATTCACGGGAAATTTAATCAGACCATTACAGCGACCGGGCGGATCAGCAGTACTGAACCGAATCTACAGAACATTCCGGTTCGGATGGAGCTGGGAAGGCTGATAAGGAAAGTATTTGTTCCGGAAGAGGGATTTGTCTTTGTGGATGCAGACTATTCCCAGATTGAACTTAGAGTGCTGGCCCATTGTTCGGGGGATAAGCAGCTTATTGAGGCTTACAGAGAGGAAAAGGATATCCACAGAATTACCGCTTCCCAGGTATTCCATACCCCTTTTGACCAGGTGACGGATCTCCAGAGAAGAAATGCCAAGGCAGTCAATTTTGGGATTGTATATGGAATCAGCTCTTTTGGGTTAAGCCAGGATCTGAGCATTACGCGGAAAGAAGCGGCACAGTATATAGAACAATATTTTCACACTTATCCGGGAATCAAAATTTTCCTGGATGATGCTGTGAAACAGGCAAAAGACAAAGGATATGCCGTCACTCTTTTTGGAAGGAGAAGGCCTGTGCCGGAACTTTCTTCCAGCAATTTCATGCAGCGTTCCTTTGGAGAGAGGGTGGCAATGAACTCACCTATCCAGGGAACGGCGGCGGATATTATGAAAATTGCCATGATCGGTGTAAATGACCGGCTGAAATCCGGGAATATGAAATCCCGGCTTGTTTTGCAGGTGCATGATGAACTTTTGGTGGAAGCCTGGGAGAGTGAGGCAGAAGAAGTCAAAAAGATACTGAAGGAAGAAATGGAGCAGGCGGCATCCCTTGCGGTACCGCTGGAAATTGATATGCATACCGGAAAAAGCTGGTATGAGGCAAAATAG
- a CDS encoding DUF169 domain-containing protein, which yields MNSKIAEAIKLTRQPVAVFTSKEIPENAMQFRKGVWGCVIAMMHAVSKGKTAAFDRETVVCAGGKAGLGIRKFELGTIEYFLSIGGKGPKKGEFYKKSPDIARNYIETMPDIETDEYVIMKPLNELKENETPEIVIFLVNADQLSGLATLANYDRETQDNVKLSFGSGCAQSVLYGLDAARNNPTACYIGLTDPSARKCIPSDLLSFTIPFHRFLEMEECVESSFFHTDTWKVIARRI from the coding sequence ATGAACAGTAAAATAGCAGAAGCAATTAAACTAACCCGTCAGCCGGTGGCCGTATTTACATCAAAAGAAATCCCGGAAAATGCCATGCAGTTTCGAAAAGGCGTATGGGGATGTGTGATCGCCATGATGCATGCAGTCTCTAAAGGCAAAACAGCTGCATTTGACAGGGAAACCGTTGTCTGCGCGGGAGGAAAGGCGGGACTGGGTATTCGAAAGTTTGAGCTTGGAACCATTGAATACTTTCTTTCCATCGGCGGAAAGGGACCGAAAAAAGGGGAATTTTATAAAAAAAGTCCGGACATTGCACGAAATTATATCGAAACAATGCCGGACATTGAAACAGATGAATATGTTATTATGAAACCTCTCAATGAATTAAAAGAAAATGAAACGCCGGAAATCGTCATTTTTCTGGTAAATGCCGACCAGCTTTCCGGTCTTGCAACATTGGCAAATTACGACCGGGAAACACAGGACAATGTGAAGCTTTCGTTTGGATCCGGATGCGCACAGTCAGTCCTTTACGGCCTTGATGCGGCACGGAACAATCCCACTGCCTGTTATATCGGTCTGACAGATCCTTCCGCCAGGAAATGTATACCAAGCGATCTCCTTTCCTTTACAATTCCTTTTCATCGTTTTCTGGAGATGGAGGAATGTGTGGAAAGCAGCTTTTTTCACACAGATACCTGGAAGGTCATTGCAAGAAGAATCTAA
- a CDS encoding diaminopimelate decarboxylase: MKKETFVTKEQLDEIVKKYPTPFHLYDEKGIRKNAEALKEAFAWNKGYKEYFAVKATPNPFLIQILREYGCGCDCSSYTELLLSEAIGATGDDIMFSSNDTPAEDFKLAEKLGAIINLDDITHIDFLEKAIGYIPETISCRYNPGGLFKISNDIMDNPGDAKYGMTTEQIFEAFKILKEKGAKEFGIHAFLASNTVTNEYYPMLAKVLFELAVKLQKETGAHIKFINLSGGIGIPYKPDQEPNDIRAIGEGVRRVYEEVLVPAGMGDVAIYTELGRFMMGPYGCLVTKAIHEKHTHKEYIGVDACAVNLMRPAMYGAYHHITVMGKENEPCDHLYDVTGSLCENNDKFAIDRHLPKIDAGDLLVIHDTGAHGFAMGYNYNGKLKSAEVLLKEDGSTELIRRAETPKDYFATFDCFEIGKKLLK, from the coding sequence ATGAAAAAAGAGACATTTGTGACAAAAGAACAGCTGGATGAAATTGTAAAGAAGTATCCCACTCCTTTTCATCTTTATGACGAGAAAGGGATCCGAAAGAATGCGGAAGCGCTGAAGGAAGCTTTTGCGTGGAATAAAGGATACAAAGAGTATTTTGCGGTAAAGGCAACGCCTAATCCCTTCCTGATACAGATTTTAAGAGAATATGGATGCGGATGTGATTGTTCCTCGTACACAGAGCTGCTTCTTTCAGAAGCCATTGGAGCCACAGGAGACGATATTATGTTTTCTTCCAATGATACTCCGGCAGAAGATTTTAAATTGGCCGAAAAGCTTGGGGCGATCATCAATCTGGATGATATCACACACATTGATTTCCTGGAGAAGGCGATTGGGTACATACCGGAGACAATCAGCTGCAGATACAATCCGGGAGGCTTGTTTAAGATCAGTAATGATATTATGGACAATCCGGGCGATGCAAAATATGGCATGACAACAGAGCAGATTTTTGAAGCCTTTAAGATCCTAAAGGAAAAAGGTGCGAAAGAATTTGGCATTCACGCTTTCCTTGCAAGCAATACTGTAACAAATGAATACTATCCGATGCTGGCAAAGGTGCTTTTTGAACTGGCAGTGAAACTTCAGAAGGAAACCGGAGCACACATTAAATTTATTAATCTGTCAGGCGGAATCGGTATTCCTTATAAACCGGATCAGGAGCCTAATGATATTCGCGCCATCGGAGAAGGCGTGCGGCGGGTGTACGAAGAGGTGCTGGTTCCTGCCGGAATGGGTGATGTGGCAATTTATACGGAACTTGGCAGATTTATGATGGGACCCTATGGCTGTCTGGTGACAAAGGCTATCCATGAAAAACATACTCACAAAGAATATATCGGAGTGGATGCGTGTGCGGTGAATCTGATGCGTCCGGCGATGTACGGCGCTTATCACCACATCACTGTGATGGGAAAAGAAAATGAGCCATGCGATCATCTGTATGATGTGACAGGATCCCTCTGCGAGAATAACGATAAGTTTGCGATCGACCGGCACTTGCCGAAAATTGACGCCGGAGATTTGCTTGTCATTCATGATACCGGAGCACACGGTTTTGCTATGGGATATAATTATAATGGAAAGCTGAAGTCAGCAGAAGTACTTTTAAAAGAAGATGGAAGTACAGAGCTGATCCGCCGTGCAGAGACGCCGAAAGACTATTTCGCTACATTTGACTGTTTTGAAATAGGGAAAAAACTGCTGAAATAA